TCGCCGTCATGCTGGGGATGCCGCCAGCTTGGCTGGAGAGCTCAATCGCAATTGGGGTCGTAAACGATTTTGGCAATATGGAATAGAGGACACGCTCATTAATTCCCGCCGCCAAAGCGAGCAGTATTCCGCTTGCCATGCCCGCAATAACCCCGCATATGACCCCGCTTAATATCACGTATTTATTATCTGCGAGTATCTTTCTTTGGCTATATAGTGGAAAGGCTAATCCGACAATTGCCGGACCCAGCAATTGATTCATCCAATAGCCGCCAATCATATATGTGTCATAAGAAATGCCGAATAAGTTCAGTATAACCACAATCAGTATCGTAGATGTCAGGATGGGTGTAAGCAAGGTGAGCGGATAGGATAAATAGAGCTTTTTCATAAAAAGAAAGACGACCACAGTGAAAATGATAACAATTAGAGCTGTCAGGAATTGATTCATTACTCACCAAGCCTCCTATTCGTAAGGACTCTGGCAGCAAATTGGCTGACGCCTCCGGTAATCGCTAGCGTCATCAGTGTGCTTATCAAAATGACAAATACAATGATGCCTCCCTCTACAGAAAATAGATTCGCATATTTCATAATCCCTACACATACAGGTACAAATAATAGAGGAAGGATTCCTGTCAAGAAGGCGGAGCCCTCATCCACCCATTTTTGAGGAAGGATACGGAATACTAGAAGTAAAAACAAAAGAATCATCCCAATTACACTGCCTGGAATTAAAAGATTTAGCGTTTCTTGGAGCCATACCCCAATGTAGTAAAAGATAAATAAAAGAGCGGTTTGAATCAAAATCTTGAACATTTTCATAGTTTGATTGTTCATTGCGGCTGTTCTAAATGGAATAGGATATCCCCTTATAGTCATTGCCAAGAACGGTTGTCACCTGCCTTATATGCTATAAATTGATATTACGCCATTGCATAAATATGTCAATTATTTTGTTGGCATAATAGATGCCTTAACAGGATTTTTACTTTATCATGACAATATTTCAATTTCTAAATATTTCTAATTTTGTAGAGGATATTAAATGACTATGTCGAATTATAAATTCAATATAAATTGAGAAAGTGAAATGGTGGTCAGAAAGAAATGGAGCCCATATTAGTAAAACACAATGAATATATCGAGCAAGTTGAAAGGTGGATGACTAAGGAAGAGGGAAGGCTGTATGAGGAATGGCTGAATTCCATCAAAATGAATGCTGCAGATGAATCAATCGATGAGATGGATAACGCGCGTCACCTCATGTTTAGCCAGATGATTGATACTATCAACGGCAAGCTGTCAGAGACTGCTGTTAGAGAGATGGCCAAAAAGGTCGCAACTGAACGGATGAACAGGATTAATATTGGTGATGTATTATACAACATCAATCAAGGCAGGCGCGTCATTACCAATTTCATCTTGACGCTGGATATACCAGTCGATAACCTTCAACTCGTCATCAATGATGTGAATCGGCAATTTGATATCTTTAGTCACGAGCTTGTTTCTACGTATTCTCATCTTGCCAATAAGGTGATTGATGAAAAGAATACTTTCATTAATGAAAATCACAAAGATAAACTGGCGCTGCTTGGTCAAATATCCTCAAGCTTTGTTCATGAGTTTCGCAATCCGCTGACTGCGGTGATGGGATTCAATAAGATTTTGAAAAAGGAATATCCGGATATGAAATATTTGGACATCATGGATTATGAACTAAATCAGCTGAATTTCCGCATCACCCAATTCCTGCATACCTCGAAGGCCGAATTTAATGAGGACTTAATCGTTGATATATCCATTAGGCAACTGATTGAAGAAATCAAGCAATTAAGCTATGCCAGCATAGTGGATACAAATGTTAAGGTCAATATTGATGTAG
This DNA window, taken from Pradoshia eiseniae, encodes the following:
- a CDS encoding LrgB family protein, with protein sequence MNQFLTALIVIIFTVVVFLFMKKLYLSYPLTLLTPILTSTILIVVILNLFGISYDTYMIGGYWMNQLLGPAIVGLAFPLYSQRKILADNKYVILSGVICGVIAGMASGILLALAAGINERVLYSILPKSFTTPIAIELSSQAGGIPSMTAIFVMFAGLTGAVLGPQFLRLIRVTSPISIGIAMGCASHAIGTSKTSELGLTAFSMSSVSMTLSAVIGSFLSPVILLLYHSFAG
- a CDS encoding sensor histidine kinase, with product MEPILVKHNEYIEQVERWMTKEEGRLYEEWLNSIKMNAADESIDEMDNARHLMFSQMIDTINGKLSETAVREMAKKVATERMNRINIGDVLYNINQGRRVITNFILTLDIPVDNLQLVINDVNRQFDIFSHELVSTYSHLANKVIDEKNTFINENHKDKLALLGQISSSFVHEFRNPLTAVMGFNKILKKEYPDMKYLDIMDYELNQLNFRITQFLHTSKAEFNEDLIVDISIRQLIEEIKQLSYASIVDTNVKVNIDVADDLMIKASRNGLKQVILNVFVNSIDALKNVAYERIINVKAFIRNHQIIISLSNNGPMIEKENIESIFEPFYTTKELGTGIGLYVCRKIIESYDGYLVCTSLPEWTTFYIHLPDSIIIAPN
- a CDS encoding CidA/LrgA family protein — translated: MTIRGYPIPFRTAAMNNQTMKMFKILIQTALLFIFYYIGVWLQETLNLLIPGSVIGMILLFLLLVFRILPQKWVDEGSAFLTGILPLLFVPVCVGIMKYANLFSVEGGIIVFVILISTLMTLAITGGVSQFAARVLTNRRLGE